From Cecembia calidifontis, one genomic window encodes:
- a CDS encoding ABC transporter permease, producing MFSNYFKIAIRGFAKHKLTFFINLFGLALGLWATISIGLWVKSELNMNQSFPEMEQVYRIMEHQRYGSDIFTTNSTPGVLAAALKEEFPEVERSACYSWNETLLFVVGDTKLNISGFYAEPDYLHIMQYKFLHGSRDLALTEPSHIVLTDEAAIKFFGKADVIGETVLMKETDGETSFIVTGVIKRNPQEVSSQFEFILPAQFWFDKPYNGWLKHWGNNGPSTIVKLHKDTDAKGFSAKIEDFIAQRNEGSNVQLFAYPQKGLYLYGSFKDGMQQGGRIEYVRLFSLIGIFVLLIACINFMNLSTAKSQKRYKEVGVRKVVGAEKNELVSQFLTESILISFAAGVVALLLVELTLPIFNNLTGKVMVIPYTDWVFWAQLLLVLMITGIVAGSYPAFYMSATKVVSVFRNFTKSGRGVVVARKGLVLFQFILATMLILATIVVFKQINFALNKDLGYNKDQLLLVQLEGRLFDNYDIFKEELKQLPHVQSVTRSNHSLLGRMSNTGSVSWEGKDPDFKALFEIMRVDYDFIQTMGLKLIQGEDYSIERASDSLSKVIINRRAYELISQDQPDPVSITWDEELQILGVVEDFHFQSFHQGMEPAIIILDPSFATRAYIKVSPGHMRETLEEIKKTAEAFEPLFPFQYVFMDDNYASLYEEDIRTRELAKYFSILTILISCLGLFGLSAHIAEQKTKEIGIRKVLGASTLSILHVINREFIMIVSISVLIGSAIACWLIQDWLEGYAYRIDFEWWFIPMAAGVIFAIAYLTVSLQAWKAAQINPVGTLKSE from the coding sequence ATGTTTTCCAACTACTTCAAAATCGCTATTCGTGGCTTTGCCAAGCATAAGTTGACTTTTTTCATCAACCTCTTTGGTCTGGCTTTGGGCTTATGGGCCACCATTTCCATTGGTTTGTGGGTCAAGAGCGAGCTGAATATGAACCAGTCCTTCCCTGAAATGGAACAGGTTTACCGGATCATGGAACACCAGCGTTATGGTTCCGATATTTTTACCACCAACTCCACACCAGGTGTTTTGGCAGCTGCCTTGAAAGAAGAGTTTCCGGAAGTGGAACGTTCGGCTTGCTATTCTTGGAATGAGACCCTGCTGTTTGTCGTAGGAGACACGAAGCTTAACATTTCAGGTTTCTATGCTGAACCTGATTACCTTCATATCATGCAGTACAAATTTTTGCATGGAAGCAGAGATTTGGCTTTAACTGAGCCTAGCCATATTGTACTGACAGATGAGGCGGCGATCAAGTTTTTTGGAAAGGCAGATGTAATTGGGGAAACTGTACTAATGAAGGAAACTGATGGTGAAACATCCTTTATAGTTACAGGGGTGATTAAGCGTAATCCCCAGGAAGTGAGCAGTCAGTTTGAATTCATATTGCCCGCTCAATTCTGGTTTGACAAACCATACAATGGATGGCTAAAACATTGGGGAAACAATGGTCCAAGTACCATTGTAAAATTGCATAAGGATACTGACGCAAAGGGATTTTCTGCCAAAATAGAAGATTTTATCGCGCAAAGAAATGAGGGAAGTAATGTGCAGCTTTTTGCTTATCCCCAAAAGGGCCTTTACCTCTATGGAAGTTTCAAAGATGGCATGCAACAAGGAGGAAGGATCGAATATGTTAGGCTGTTTTCTCTTATTGGGATTTTTGTCCTTTTGATTGCCTGTATCAATTTTATGAATCTCTCTACTGCCAAATCCCAAAAGCGGTACAAAGAAGTTGGTGTGAGAAAAGTGGTCGGCGCAGAGAAAAATGAATTGGTCTCTCAGTTTTTGACCGAATCCATTTTAATTTCCTTTGCTGCTGGTGTTGTGGCTTTGCTGTTGGTGGAATTGACCCTCCCTATATTCAACAACCTGACCGGAAAAGTAATGGTAATTCCTTATACTGATTGGGTTTTTTGGGCTCAATTGTTATTGGTACTTATGATTACCGGAATAGTAGCGGGAAGCTATCCTGCATTTTATATGTCTGCTACCAAGGTGGTTTCAGTATTCAGAAATTTTACCAAATCAGGAAGAGGGGTAGTGGTGGCAAGAAAAGGCCTGGTCCTTTTTCAGTTCATCTTGGCGACCATGTTGATTTTGGCCACGATTGTGGTATTTAAACAAATCAACTTTGCGCTGAACAAAGATCTGGGTTACAACAAAGACCAATTGCTCCTGGTGCAGCTGGAAGGAAGGTTGTTTGATAATTATGATATTTTCAAGGAAGAATTGAAGCAACTGCCGCATGTTCAATCAGTGACACGTTCTAATCATTCTCTTTTGGGAAGAATGTCCAATACAGGCAGTGTTTCATGGGAAGGTAAAGATCCTGATTTCAAAGCCCTTTTTGAAATTATGCGGGTGGATTATGATTTTATTCAGACTATGGGCTTAAAGTTGATCCAAGGAGAGGATTATTCTATAGAAAGAGCTTCCGACTCTTTGTCAAAGGTAATCATCAATAGAAGGGCTTATGAACTCATTTCACAAGATCAACCTGACCCAGTCAGTATCACTTGGGATGAGGAGCTGCAAATCCTTGGAGTCGTGGAGGATTTTCATTTCCAGAGTTTTCATCAGGGCATGGAACCCGCTATTATTATTCTTGACCCTTCATTTGCCACCAGGGCATATATCAAAGTTTCACCAGGGCATATGCGTGAAACTTTGGAAGAGATCAAAAAAACAGCAGAAGCATTCGAGCCTTTATTCCCTTTCCAATATGTTTTTATGGATGACAATTATGCCAGTTTGTATGAAGAAGACATCAGAACGAGGGAGTTAGCGAAGTACTTCAGCATCCTGACCATCCTGATTTCCTGTTTGGGTTTGTTTGGTCTCTCTGCCCATATAGCGGAACAAAAAACAAAAGAGATTGGCATCCGAAAAGTGTTGGGAGCAAGTACCTTGTCCATTCTCCATGTGATCAATAGGGAATTTATAATGATTGTTTCCATTTCTGTTTTAATCGGTTCTGCCATCGCCTGTTGGTTGATACAGGATTGGTTGGAAGGGTATGCCTACAGGATTGATTTTGAGTGGTGGTTTATCCCAATGGCAGCTGGGGTTATTTTCGCAATAGCCTACCTTACAGTAAGCCTGCAGGCTTGGAAAGCTGCTCAGATTAATCCTGTGGGAACTTTAAAATCTGAATAA